TATAGTTTGTTCTACATCTATAGGATGTTCTACCAAATACTCTTGTAAGTCTTAATGCATAAAAGTAAATGCTGCATTGGATGAAATTAACAATACTGACGTGTAAAAATATGTGCTTGCATCATCGTGCACAGCCTGAGTGAGCAGTTCTGTTGCTGTGTACACTCAGTCATGCTTGATTTTATAAAAAGTTCCTTATGGAGTAGATAAATGTGGTAGTccagggttagggttagggttaggcaGTGTCTGCCCAGccctcacagcagctcccaccctcTCATCCAGCCTGGACTTTGGAAAGGTTGAGGCAGTGCTTGTTCCCTACGGCTGCTGGAGGCGTCTGCGCTGCAGGTGAGGAGTTTCATCACGTTTGCTTTGTGAGTTTCTGAATTAGGGAATTCAtctgagtaattttttttaattaaaactgcaGTCTGTGGGGAAATATGCATGGGAGCTTAAAGAAAATACTGCAATGTTTAAAGGCAGtcttaaaaatacatgtttaaaaaaacaggCCAACAATTTTCTCATGAACAGAGATGAGGATGAACCTCTTAGAacaaaaaatgtggaaaaaaggCTGCACTGTGATAATACAAAGGCAGCTGGAAACAGGAAGTTGAGAAACTCATAAAAATTGTAAAATGGGTAGTTTGGGTGTTTTAAAGGATAGAACTATAAACCCTGgggcttttttctctttagagaAGTCTCTGTATTAACAAAAGGTCTGATCTCTATGGCACCCTTTAAAAAGTACTGATTTGTGTCTTCTTTCAGTGCATTTTCTGTCCACTGAAACCCAGGAACTCTGGGTGTTAGCAGCTTTGAAAAGAGAGCCTTTGATGTTATTTTACTAAGCTTAATAATTTTGCTAGTTCTCTATGTCTATGGAAAAGGGCTCCTAGATTATAGTTTGGGCTGGCGCTCAAACTATAAGGTAAGAGAAAGAGATATTGAAGTATCATTGCTCCCTCCATGAAAGTTCAGCTATTGCAGTATCCGTGCTCCCGCCATGGCCGGTACTGTATTAGCGGTGATTCTGCTGTCGGTAACGGCGATGTGAGTGACCCGTCCCGTGCCGTGCGTGTCCGGGTGGGACTGCGCCGCTGCCTGGGACGGAGGCCAATGCCGAATGCACGGCTGGGTTACCGGGGATTGGCAGGGGGCCAGGTTAGGACTGGAGTTTCAAACTTTGGGAAGCACGGGGTTGGAGCTGCGGGTGCCAGCGGTACCTGGCCCGAGCGGAACGCCCGGCTCAGCCGCTCGCGGGGGTTCCGCGACCACCACCGGCTGCGCCACCCGGtccagcccggcccggcccttcCCGGCCGGACCGTGGCCTTTGTCCGCGGCTGGGCAGCACCCGGAGCCCCGAGCtccgccccgccgctcccggcacCGGCGCCGATTGCACACAAGGAGCGCGCTCGGCGCAAGGAGCGGTGAGTGCGGAGCGGGGAGCGGGCCCGGGGGGTCCGGGCTGCCGTGACGGACCGCGGGTGGCGGCGTGGGCCGAGCCGGGAGGCGGCGGGGGCCGTGCCGGTGGGCAGCCTGCGGGGAGCCTGCGGGCCGCAGCGGCCTCGCCCAGCGCGGAGCGGGTCgtgccccggccccggggtcAGCGCCCTGCTCCCCCGCCGGGCCGGGTGCCCCCGCCTCGGGGCCGCGGAGCAGCAGCGGCCGCTGTGACCGCGGCTGAGGGCTCGCAGGTCTGGAGCCCGCCGGGAGCTGCCCCCGAGCTCGCCCACGCGCATGGGTGGAGTGCTTCCACTGCTGATCTGGGCTATCTGCTAAAGAATAGTTGCAATAATCTGTCTGGACTTCTTGTCAGTAGGACTTGTCTAACTTTATTTGTTCCAACTTCCTTCAATAAACTGGTCCGATAAAGCGGGCAGTCTGAGAAGTTTAGCATACGGTCGGTGCCCTGGAGAGGAAGAAATTGCAGTTGTACTGAGCAAGAACTCTGCAGGAACTGCCGTGCTTGGGTGACGTGTTTGTTTAGGCTCTAGTTGAGATACTGAGGTACTGAGCTCTCCTGCTCAGCCTTAACTATGATTTCTTTAAAGTGCCTTTTCTTCATTATTAAACAGACTTATTCTAAAAACATGCAAATAGCCTTAGagtgaaagggaaaagagatCTATAAATGGAAGTGCACATTTTTAAATAGCTGCCTGTGCAGATGATAAACAGCCTTCTTAAATTAAACTAACTTCCCGTGGATTTGGGTGTTTTGTTCTGAATGGGGAGGGgatgagaagaaaatatttgcatcaTGTTTTGCatctgcaaaacaaaattaGTAACATTTTTTTACAGTGGATGTCTCTgagattttttccctctgtgtccTAAATTGTAACGATAAGGATTAATAACAGGGCATATATTATAAAGAATTCATGATACACAGACATGAGGGATGTCAAGATAGCACATAAAGGTGCAGAATGAGTTGCTGAACTACATCTAGTGTAGTGGAGAATTTTTGAAGCTGACATTGGCAGATTTTCTTGAAAGTATTTTAGGTTTCGGGtgtaattttgaaattccaGTCTGTAAGTAACATAAATgagtaaataaatgaaaaagctGTAATTCTTGCCTGATGACTTGAagaatttattattataatttttgcCTTGAAAACTAACGCAGGCATTTAAATAGATATAAATTCTGTCTCCTGTAATTGTTACTGGTGCCTTTCCTTATCTCCTAGCTTCCCACTTAATGAAAGATGTCAGCAGTTGGAGCAGTGTTTTCCTGCTCCTGTCTCCGTTCTGGTTTGTGGCTGCTGAAACCAGGAATGCAGCAGATGAGCTCCTTACACACAGCAGCCAGGTGTGCTGTCAGGGATTATTATGAAGTTCTTGTGTTGGGCGGAGGCGCTGGTGGCATCTCCATGAGTGCTCGCATGAAGAGGAGAGTGGGGGCAGAAAATGTGGCTGTTGTTGAGCCAAGTAAGGTGAGTGTCCCTCTGCTCTGAAGCACTGTAAAGAATAAGCATTTTACATGTGACCAGATGGGTCTGATTCTCATCCCTCTCCAGCCCTACAAGTTTTTAACTCTGGAAAGTAAGCCAACTAACCATCTTTCAAAAGATTACATATTACACTTTCTTTTTTGTGAGATTGGTGCATCCCTGCAGCTTTGGAATGGAAAAATCTTGGTTGTTTATACAGCTTCTTTTGTTAAGAATAGTACAATGCTTAGAGCACATTGCTCCCATTTGGAGTGATGTGCCTTTAAGTCCCTTTAAACAGTTTTGAAATGTCCGTTTGAACTTTTGTTTCAGACTCATTACTATCAGCCCCTGTGGACCCTGGTTGGTGGTGGTGCAAAGCAGCTGGCAGCTTCTGCACGTCCCACAGAAAGTCTGATTCCTTCAGGTGTTGAGTGGATCAAATCTCAAGTTACAGCATTCAATCCAGATAAGAACTATGTCTGCCTGGAGAATGACATCAaggtaataatgaaaaaaagaagttttttattttatgtcatgagttctgtcccttccctgcagattccCTTAGAACTGCCTATTGAGCAAGGCCTCCAGCATCTAGGAGGCTGGGAAATTCCAATTAGTCTTATATACTTGATCCtaatatctttttttaataaaaactgtGGTAGATAACTAGGTTAGAATAACATCAACTTAAAATACTATTATCATAAGCCTTTGCCCTGTTTATGGTGAACTGAAGAGAGAGAATATTTTTGCTCCAGATACCTGGGTCTGTGTATAACAGAGGCTGTGTAACTCATAATGCAGTTAGCATTTTAACTAGAATTTTTAGAGCCTAATTTATGCTACTGATGCTCCCTGTACCTCTTTCCTTGTGACTCTGTTGCTGTCAGGTAACTGAAATTTACTTTGATGTAatgctttgctttctttgtctaaaattctttttattccttACACAACAGGTATCTTACAAGTATCTGATAATTGCTCTTGGAATTAGTCTGCATTATGAAAAGGTATTTGTTTTACAGAATCATATATTTACTAATTTTAATAGCAACATGTACATTCATAAAAGAAAATGGCTTTTCAGAACTGTATATACTGCAAGGTATTGAATACTATGAATTAGAGCTAGAAGGCAGACTAATGTCTTTACCCTTCCACAGATCCCTGTGTAATAATCCAAATTACTCTTGGGAAAGCCTTTTATGACAACTTTGTTGCATCTCTGTAGCAATATCAGCAGATGGGGCAGTAAGCTAAATCCAGAGCTTTAAGGCAGCTGTAATAATGAGATAATAAGGTGTACTGACTGGAATCTGAGGCATCTCTGATGTACACAGAATGAGGAAAACGGAGCAGTCAGTAGAATCTGACCTGCAGAATTAATTTGAGCTACCCTCACCTTTCTTAAAGGATGCACTTCAGAAGGAGCCAGCTGGGTTAACAGGCTTGTGTTTAAATAGGCCCTGGGGCCCTTCCCTTTGAAATGTTTCCTGTACACTGCACACAGTGACACTCTGAGGAAAATGTTGGTGCAAGAATGACCACAGTGATATGTaggaggaggaaaacacaaaGGCAAGATGTCTGAGCAATTTGACTCTTGTGGTTTTACCCTGACCTGACGATGATGTAGTACCTGACAATATATTTAAGTATCTGTTTGAAAAGCTTTCAAGATATATGTCAAGCAAGAGCTGGTCTCAGCTACAGTCACAAATAAGCTCTGGTGATTAGGTCAGTGGAATGAGGAGTTGCAGCATGTTCAGTGACCCTCCTCTCAGTCTTTATATCCATTGCTTCAGTACAagctgataaaaataaattcagtgttCACTAGTAGAAGCCATTAACACAGTTAATCACACTCTGTAATGCAAATTCATAGcaactttaaaacaaaagtgGACACTTGAAAAAGGGAGATGGTTTCTCTTCACCAGCAGTGTATTCTGGTGCAGACTGGAACATCCCAAACACATGGCAATGCATGTAACATGACTTCATATTCTCACAGAATTTCTGCAATCCATTATGTTGAAATGGATACCACTTCCTTTCTCACAATCACATGCTCAGGTCACAGTAGGAGTATTAGGGAAATAATTACTGGATGGAGATTGGTTAAAACAAAATCCTAGGCAAATACAAGTATCTGCAACTGACTACAGAAAAGTTTTATTCACCTTATACATTTTCATAAGgcttttttttaacattatttttacTTGTGATGATGGGGCAGTGACTTTATATATTCTTACTCTGAATTTCAGTCAACAAAAACTTGGGACTGGGTCTGCACTGAAGACTTAGGCTCAGATGTTGCAGACCAATTTCACTAAATGTACATCTACAAAATCATATACTAAATTCTAAAGGAAATAACTGTTTTATTGCTAggcctatttttaaaaataccaagtAGCAAGTAAGTATGGACTTTCCTATTGATAGAAACTTCTTATGTAGTTATTTCTCAGTCTGTATTTAATACTTGTCAATGATGACAAAACTTTTGCCATCTGTACTTGAAACCttgatttctcttttcctaGATCAAAGGCTTGCCTGAAGGTTTTAAACACCCTAAAATAGGTTCCAATTATTCAGTCCAGACAGTAGAGAAAACATGGAGAGCTTTACAAGATTTTAAAGAAGGAAATGCTATCTTCACTTTTCCAAATACTCCAGTGAAGTGTGCAGGGGCTCCTCAGAAGATTATGTATTTAGCAGATGCATACTTGAGAAAAGTAAGTCTTTTACCCTCTCTGCCAGTGCTTTTCCTCACAGTTGGAAGGAAGGCTTGTTCTAAGGGTTTCATATtatctttaaaacaaatataaaagaCATGAGAGTGCTGTGACTCAGGATTATTGAAGTGACTGAGttggtttttcatttttaatatgtCAGGAATGCAGGTAAATGGATTGTACATAAATATTTAGCAAATATTTAATACCAGAGAAACTTGTAGAATTCAGAAATTCAGTTCAGAATTTCATACTGAAAAAATGGCTTGCCCTGCATCTGGTGAGCAGGAAATACAACTGTTCTCAGCCTAATTTATTACTATAAATGTTGCACCAAAAGAATGCTGGCTGGTATTACATCATTCTTGTTACTTTAAGTACTTCATACCTGTTGCCATTTGTCTACTAGTCTGAAAAATGGTTATGCTTGCTCCTTGGGGTGCATTGTCTCAGCATCAGGAGGAGTCTTAGCCAGGCTGTTAAAGCAAGCTTAGTGGAAGCAAAAGACAACTTCAGCTTCATATGTGTTTAAGTTTCATGAGCTACCTGGCTGGGTGAGTACCTGAATTATGCACAGAAGTGAAGatttttgaaagctttttaaCACTAAACTGCTTAAAGAATTTAACCTGCATACAGCAGTTCCTCAGTGCTTTGCAGCCACCTCTTCTCACGAGTTGTGTGATGTATCTTCAGTACCTCATGCTGAAAGAGTCTACCTTCCAACATGCTGTGAAATATTAATTAAACATTCATTAATAATTGAACTGCATGAATAGTTCTATCAGCTCTTTAGTAGTGCAGCACAGTTCTTTTGTCTCCTCTTGTCACAGTTTCTTAATAGAAAAGGCTAATTGGATCTCCTCCTGCAGACAGGAAAACGTTCCAAAGCAAACATCATATTCAACACCTCACTTGGTGTGATTTTTGGTGTAAAGAAATATGCTGATGCATTGCTTGAAATAATAAAGGACAAGAACATTGTTGTTAACTACAAGCGCAACCTCATCGAAGTTCGAGCAGACAAGCAAGAAGCTGTGTTTGAAAAGTTGGACATACCTggagagactgaaatttttcagGTCAGGAGCTTTCAGACCCTTCATTTggttctatttcttttccttgtgtACTGCAAAGTAACTTTTACATTGTTAGAACACAGTCTGCCTCATTGTGCATTGCTCTTCCCCCTGAGAGTACTATCTCTAACTTTAgcagaatattaaaaattttgaaaccaaggtggagagaagaaaaaatgtctCATAAATAATGCCTGGAGTCCTGTATACCATGGGAATGTCTCAGGTGTGTATGGAGGAAGGCAAATTGCTTCCAAATGGAGTTGCTTGATAAGGTTCATGTTAATTAAAGGATGCACTTGAAATTTGAGGGCAGATTTTCATTCTATATACTTgtgtttaaaaaaccaaaacaaacacaaacccaaGAAACCCTCTCTCCACACTCTGTTTATTGCCTTATACCAACAGATAGTTTGTTCTGATGAACTAACCattgtcttttctttctgttcagtATGAAATGCTTCATGTCACACCCCCAATGGGGCCACCTGCTGTACTCATTGACAGTCCTGTCTCTGATGCAAGTGGCTGGGTGGATGTGGATAAGGAGACTCTACAACATAAAAAATATCCTAATGTCTTTGGTATTGGAGACTGCACTAACCTTCCAACATCAAAAACTGCTGCAGCTGTAGGTAAAGTGGCACgtgtatgtttgtgtgtgtaaGTGACCAGAGCGGAGACAGTAAGCTTTTTGTTTAATTTGCTATTCCTGAGGTCATGACTTCAATTTTGAGCTTTCCAAAAGACCAGAGGCTCCTGGGCCAACCAGCTACCTACAGACCATGTTGATGCCACTAACCCAACAATTCTGTTGTTCCAGATGCCTCACAGATTAACTAATTCTACTTTTTGTGTTCATAGAATGTCACATAATGAATGACGTGTTCTTGTGTTACATCATCATTCAGTAATGAACCATTCTGCTTTATCTTAGCTCCTCATGCATGTGCCACCTAACTGATAAGTCACTATCAAAAAGTCACACGTTCTGGCCTTGTAGCCATAGGTTCCACAATTAAAACACTTTAAGTGTATGGTCTCACAACTGATAAAATGCAAATAAgagcagaaaaaaccccaggcTATACAGTATGTTATTGATGTAATGAAAGGGTAGGGTACGTAACTTCAGTAAATGGGTCTACAGTTACAGCACTCAAAATGAAACACAACTTCAGTGTGCCAGAATGTCAGTATTTGATAAGACTGAGCAAGTATAATTTATCATAGCAGAATGGGCATAGGCTAAAAATATCAGCTCAAGTTTCATTAAGCTTTAACATGTTAACATGTTCGAAACAGTGAGGCCAAAGCATTAgtccttttttttaatctgggaCAGTAAATTTACATGTAATTTCAATTGCAGCTGAATTGTCCAACAAAATGCCTGGCTAATACTGTTTGCTTTAGTAATGACAATTGTTGGCTGAAATAGTCTTAGtacatttctatttctttcttatttaGCTGCACAGTCTGGAGTCCTTGATAAAACCATTTCTCTGGTAATGAAGAACAAGTTGCCAGTTAAAAAGGTACTTACAGTTCTTGTCTTAGAGAGAAATTCTCTTGAATGTTTTCTTCCTTATGCAGGAAGTCTTGCAAGCAGCTGAGTGTGTGAACCAGAAGGCAGGGAAGGCTTTGCCTCTGCAGTTGTGCTAAATGGTCACTTGCTGCATGTCAGAGTAGTAATGGAATTGCACAGTACATACTGCCACTGAAAGTATTACCTCCTTGAAGCCCTGACTTCTGACTTGAGAGGTTAGAGGCTGATTAGTCAGGGTTTTCATCAGTGCTAGTGATTTACTTACACTGTTGAGGTAATACCTGCTCCAGAAAAACTCTTGCAAACTTGTTTCTCCTGCGTAGGATATGATCTTCTACGGAGGTAAACTGAAGCTTCTGTACGACAGCTGTTAAGCCTAAATTATGTTCAAATTTGTCCTTGAGcctttacttttattttagaCATGGCTTCCTTGGGGGCACTAACCTGAATATCCTGCAATTCTCCCGAAGTTCTCACTGCAGTTCCCGCTGCCTTGTTGAAGCAAACACCAGCTCTCACCCAGGTCTGCTGGTCACCAGTTCCACTGGTGACACTGAACAGCCATTAATGACATTATGCCCTGTTTTGTTCTAGGTTAGGTCTAATTTAAGCAATGTTAAGCAAATTAAAAAGAGTAAATTTGAAAGAGTGGCTTAATATTACAGGTAATAAACCAGAACTGGCTTAGCAGCTTTCCAGTTTCACTGATATTTACACTGGAAATGCTGAAACCTCCTAGAAAGTTATTTTGAAATGTGAATGTTAGCCATGGCCTTTAGGCTTTGATCAGAATAATGAGCAGTGGGTGTATTTCATTGCAGTATGATGGATACACATCCTGCCCACTAGTGACAGCCTACAACAAGGTGATTCTGGCAGAGTTTGACTACAATGGTCAGCCTTTGGAGACCTTTCCCATTGACCAGAGTAAGGAGAGAAGAACCATGTACCACATGAAAGCTGATATGATGCCTCTGCTCTATTGGAATGCACTACTTAAGTAAGTATTGAAAAAACCCAATCAGGTATAGACACCTGTCCTGGTTTAGTTCCTTGCTGAAATACAAGCAAAGTACATCCTCAGCTG
The Melospiza georgiana isolate bMelGeo1 chromosome 13, bMelGeo1.pri, whole genome shotgun sequence genome window above contains:
- the SQOR gene encoding sulfide:quinone oxidoreductase, mitochondrial gives rise to the protein MSAVGAVFSCSCLRSGLWLLKPGMQQMSSLHTAARCAVRDYYEVLVLGGGAGGISMSARMKRRVGAENVAVVEPSKTHYYQPLWTLVGGGAKQLAASARPTESLIPSGVEWIKSQVTAFNPDKNYVCLENDIKVSYKYLIIALGISLHYEKIKGLPEGFKHPKIGSNYSVQTVEKTWRALQDFKEGNAIFTFPNTPVKCAGAPQKIMYLADAYLRKTGKRSKANIIFNTSLGVIFGVKKYADALLEIIKDKNIVVNYKRNLIEVRADKQEAVFEKLDIPGETEIFQYEMLHVTPPMGPPAVLIDSPVSDASGWVDVDKETLQHKKYPNVFGIGDCTNLPTSKTAAAVAAQSGVLDKTISLVMKNKLPVKKYDGYTSCPLVTAYNKVILAEFDYNGQPLETFPIDQSKERRTMYHMKADMMPLLYWNALLKGYWGGPAPVRKMMHLSLK